One part of the Epinephelus fuscoguttatus linkage group LG12, E.fuscoguttatus.final_Chr_v1 genome encodes these proteins:
- the grk1b gene encoding rhodopsin kinase GRK1b, whose translation MDIGGLETVVANSAYVSARGSVDGAAAAAMRDKKMRARLKLPHIRDCEHMKTSIDSTFDSMCVKQPIGKRLFQQFLVGDATHKNAGELWKDIEDYTVSQEKDRVQKAQKIVNKYYKSASKNFCSFLEEKAVTRVVEDFKNVRGDLFKESEQQLLKHLEKNAIDGFKNSMYFLRFVQFKWMESQPYDEEWFMDFRVLGKGGFGEVFACHAKATGKMYANKKLDKKRLKKRKGYEGAIVEKRILAKVHSRFIVTLAYAFQTKTDLCLVMTIMNGGDLRFHMYNVNEKNPGFDEKRACFYTAQIICGLEHLHQHRIIYRDLKPENVLLDDAGHVRLSDLGLAVELPPGKDTTTGYAGTPGFMAPELLQKKQYDYSVDYFTLGVTLFEMIAAKGPFRVRGEKVENDEVARRILNDPASYTPAFSKDCKDFCEGLLMKDPAKRLGFKDNNCDELRNQPFFKEINWGRMEAGMLPPPFVPSATMVYAKDIDDVGAFSTIKGVVLDNKDTEFYNDFASGNIPIPWQEEMIDTGVFGELNIWGENGKLPNDLDPNFVEAKGGGCVLL comes from the exons ATGGACATCGGTGGCTTGGAGACAGTGGTGGCAAACTCTGCCTACGTTTCAGCCCGTGGCAGCGTggatggagctgcagcagctgccatGCGCGACAAGAAGATGCGTGCCAGGCTGAAGCTCCCACACATCAGAGACTGTGAacacatgaaaacatccatAGACTCGACCTTTGACAGCATGTGTGTCAAACAGCCCATCGGCAAGCGCCTGTTCCAACAGTTTCTGGTGGGTGACGCCACCCATAAAAATGCTGGAGAGCTGTGGAAAGACATTGAAGACTACACCGTCAGCCAAGAGAAGGACAGAGTGCAGAAGGCCCAGAAAATTGTCAATAAATACTACAAGTCAGCTTCAAAGAATTTTTGCAGCTTCCTGGAGGAGAAGGCCGTCACCCGGGTTGTCGAAGACTTCAAGAACGTCCGTGGTGACCTGTTTAAAGAGAGCGAGCAGCAGCTGCTCAAACACCTGGAGAAGAATGCCATAGATGGCTTCAAGAACAGCATGTACTTCCTGCGCTTTGTTCAGTTTAAATGGATGGAGAGCCAACCTTATGATGAGGAGTGGTTCATGGACTTCAGGGTCCTGGGTAAAGGAGGTTTTGGGGAAGTGTTTGCTTGTCATGCTAAAGCAACAGGCAAAATGTATGCCAACAAGAAGCTGGACAAGAAGAGGCTGAAGAAACGCAAAGGCTACGAG GGAGCAATTGTGGAGAAGCGCATCCTTGCAAAAGTTCACAGCCGCTTCATTGTGACGCTGGCTTACGCCTTCCAGACCAAGACTGACCTCTGCCTAGTTATGACCATCATGAATGGTGGAGACCTCAG GTTTCATATGTATAATGTGAATGAAAAGAATCCTGGCTTTGATGAAAAGAGAGCGTGTTTCTATACAGCTCAGATCATCTGTGGGTTGGAGCACCTTCACCAGCACAGAATCATCTACAGAGACCTCAAACCAGAGAACGTACTGCTGGATGATGCAG GACACGTCCGCCTGTCAGATTTGGGTCTGGCTGTTGAACTTCCACCAGGAAAAGACACAACTACTGGATATGCAGGAACTCCAG GTTTCATGGCTCCAGAGCTGCTCCAGAAGAAGCAATACGATTactctgtggattattttacgCTGGGAGTCACCCTGTTTGAGATGATTGCCGCCAAAGGGCCCTTTAGAGTACGAGGAGAGAAG gTGGAGAATGACGAGGTAGCTCGCAGAATCTTAAATGATCCTGCTTCATATACACCAGCTTTCAGCAAAGACTGCAAGGACTTCTGTGAAGGCCTGCTGATGAAGGATCCAGCAAAGCGCCTCGGGTTTAAAGATAATAATTGCGATGAGCTTAGGAATCAGCCCTTCTTCAAAGAGATTAACTGGGGCCGAATGGAGGCAG GTATGCTACCTCCACCATTTGTACCGAGTGCTACGATGGTCTATGCCAAAGATATTGACGATGTGGGCGCCTTCAGCACGATCAAAGGTGTGGTCCTGGATAACAAGGACACTGAGTTCTACAATGACTTTGCTTCTGGCAACATCCCAATCCCCTGGCAGGAGGAGATGATCGACACAGGTGTGTTTGGAGAGTTGAACATCTGGGGAGAAAACGGCAAGCTGCCCAATGACCTCGACCCAAACTTTGTGGAAGCCAAAGGTGGAGGCTGTGTGCTGCTTTAA